The Mesoplasma tabanidae sequence ATTTATTTTCCAACAATATAACTTATTAACAAACTTAACTTCTAAAGAAAATGCTGAAGTTGGGCAAAATCTTGCAAATAAAGATAAGCAAGGAATGAGTATTGAAGAAATCTTTGAAACTATTGGAATGAAGGAACAAATGAACAAATATCCTCACCAAATGTCGGGGGGGCAACAACAAAGGGTTTCTATCGCTAGAGCGTTAGCAAAAAATCCAGAAATATTGTTTGCTGATGAACCAACAGGTGCTTTAGATGAAGAAATGGGACGTAAAGTTCTAGAAATTTTAGTAAAAGTTAACCGTGAACAAAAAACAACTGTTGTTGTAGTTACTCACAACCCTAACATCGCGAAAATTGCTAACACAGTAATTCATATTAAAAATGGATTAATTGACAGTTTAGAGAAAAATAAGAAGCCAGCAGATCCAAAAACAATCGAGTGATCTTAGAAAATGAACCAATAATGGTTCATTTTTTGTTTTTATTAATAATAAGTTTTATAATTAAAATATCATATAAAAGAAAGTTGTTGAAATAAAATGAAAAAACTATTATTAACACTATCATCTGTATTTATTATTGCTGGTGCTGCAGGTTCTGTTGTTTCTTGTGGAGTTAGCCCAGAGAAAGAAGTAATATTTGCTCTTATTGGAGGTTATTCAATGAGTGACACTGATTTAGAAAAACTTAATGCTTATAAAGAAATGGCTGATGAGTTTAATGAAGAACACAAAAACGAAGAAAATTTCGTTCCTATTAATGTTGTTTGAAGAGAGTCAAGTTATCTTAATAATGCTGTTTTAACAGGTGATAATCTACCAGACTTATATATTTCATATGTTGATGCTGCTTCTACTTACTTGGAGTCAACTGTGGCTGATCAAGTAAGAGACATGGAAAAATCAATGGGCGAAGATGGTTTTAAAAAATTTACTGATGATTTAATAACCCCAGCTTTTATTGAAGAAGGTAAGTATAAAGAAACTCAAGTTGTATTCCCTTTTGGTAAATCATTTGATATTTCAGTTATAAATGTAAATTTATTATTTCAATTTATGGCTCTTTTTGAAGAAGAAAGTGTAAAGTCAAAATTAACAAATCTTGAAGAAAAATATAAACAATACAATGCCAAAAGAAAAAATGTACTTGAAAATAATACTGAAATGTCAGGAACAAGAATATTTAAAAATGGTTTAACAATTGTTCAAAATAATCAATATCTAAAACAAAATGATCTAGAAGTTCCTATTGATAGTACAACTTACAATTATTTAGTAGACTTATTTTTAAAAGTTGATAATTCAATTGATGGGATTAAATCAATTTTTGCGTCAACTAAAAATGTTTTAGCATTAACAATCGCAATGAATCAAATTATACAAAAAAATCTTTTAGATGTAACTGTCAAAATTGATAATAATAAGTATGTTAAACCAAATGAAAAATTTAATTTTGCTTTTGGTATTGATTCACTTGATAATAAGTACTACATGGACTACGCTTCAACAAGTGAAGGTCATGAGATTATAGATATTCAAAATGACAAGGATTTTTGATATAACGCAACTTATGAAAATAAAAAGGCAAATATCACATTGAATTCTGAATCTCAAAGTTTTAAGGATACATCAAAATACCTACAAGGTATGAAGAAAATTGCATTAAGTAATTTTGAAAAAGATAAATCTGTACCAATAAATTATTCAGAACAATGAAATGGTGTTTTTTCAACATCAAGATACGAACAAAATTCTCAATCTAAAACATATATAACACAAGACTTTACAAAAGGGACTATGTTTATGGGAAGTGCATCATCTGCAAATGATTTTTATTTTACAACCTCATGAACAAAAAATCTAGATGTATACAATAATCAAAACTTACCGACACAAAAAGAAACAGTTACTTATACACCAGTTACAAGAGCCGATGTTATAACAACTTCTAAAACAAATGAATCAAATCCGGAAAAAGCTGTTTTTATGTCACAAGGTAGAGGAATAGCTGGATTTAAATCTAATGGAAGCAACGCTTTGTATAAAGAAGAAAGTGTTAAAAATTTCTTGAATTACATTATGCAACCAGTACCAGCTGCTAGATTTGCGCTAAGAACAAGTTATATGCCAGCGACAAAATCCGGAATGCTTATTTATGAAAATTATTTAAATGGTAATTATAATAATAATGAAGGAAATCCAAAAGATAAAAAAGCACTTATAAAAGTA is a genomic window containing:
- a CDS encoding ABC transporter ATP-binding protein, translating into MELEPKANFDKGVKGLKQKNKYQKQLTNKYSKDILSQGTIVTTANCRPNTLEHIIELKNVRKSYITGDLETPILKGIDVKLDKGDFIVILGPSGSGKTTFLNVISGLDKATEGDVFILGSNLSLLKDSHLTKFRRRNVGFIFQQYNLLTNLTSKENAEVGQNLANKDKQGMSIEEIFETIGMKEQMNKYPHQMSGGQQQRVSIARALAKNPEILFADEPTGALDEEMGRKVLEILVKVNREQKTTVVVVTHNPNIAKIANTVIHIKNGLIDSLEKNKKPADPKTIEWS